The Streptomyces sp. NBC_00440 genome contains a region encoding:
- the rplF gene encoding 50S ribosomal protein L6: protein MSRIGKLPIQVPAGVDVTIDGRTVAVKGPKGSLSHTVAAPIEVTKGEDGVLNVVRPNDERQNKALHGLSRTLVANMITGVTTGYTKALEISGVGYRVQAKGSNLEFALGYSHSITIEAPEGITFKVESPTKFSVEGIDKQKVGEVSAKIRKLRKPDPYKAKGVKYAGEVIRRKVGKAGK from the coding sequence ATGTCGCGAATCGGCAAGCTCCCCATCCAGGTTCCCGCCGGTGTGGACGTCACCATCGATGGCCGCACGGTCGCGGTGAAGGGCCCCAAGGGGTCCCTCTCGCACACCGTTGCCGCGCCGATCGAGGTCACCAAGGGCGAGGACGGCGTGCTCAACGTCGTCCGTCCTAACGACGAGCGTCAGAACAAGGCCCTTCACGGCCTGTCCCGCACGCTGGTGGCGAACATGATCACCGGCGTGACCACGGGATACACCAAGGCGCTCGAAATCAGCGGTGTCGGTTACCGCGTCCAGGCGAAGGGCTCCAACCTGGAGTTCGCCCTGGGCTACAGCCACTCGATCACCATCGAGGCCCCTGAGGGCATCACCTTCAAGGTCGAGTCGCCCACGAAGTTCAGCGTCGAGGGCATCGACAAGCAGAAGGTCGGCGAGGTATCGGCGAAGATCCGCAAGCTGCGGAAGCCCGACCCGTACAAGGCCAAGGGCGTCAAGTACGCCGGCGAGGTTATCCGCCGCAAGGTCGGAAAGGCGGGTAAGTAA
- the rpsH gene encoding 30S ribosomal protein S8, which produces MTMTDPIADMLTRLRNANSAYHDSVVMPHSKIKSHIAEILQQEGFITGWKTEDAEVGKNLVLELKFGPNRERSIAGIKRISKPGLRVYAKSTSLPKVLGGLGVAIISTSYGLLTGQQASKKGVGGEVLAYVW; this is translated from the coding sequence ATGACCATGACTGATCCCATCGCAGACATGCTCACGCGTCTGCGTAACGCAAACTCGGCGTACCACGACTCCGTCGTGATGCCGCACAGCAAGATCAAGTCGCACATCGCGGAGATCCTCCAGCAGGAGGGCTTCATCACCGGCTGGAAGACCGAGGACGCCGAGGTCGGCAAGAACCTCGTTCTCGAGCTGAAGTTCGGCCCGAACCGCGAGCGCTCGATCGCAGGCATCAAGCGGATCTCGAAGCCGGGTCTGCGTGTGTACGCGAAGTCCACAAGTCTGCCGAAGGTTCTCGGCGGCCTGGGCGTGGCGATCATCTCCACGTCCTACGGCCTCCTGACCGGTCAGCAGGCAAGCAAGAAGGGCGTAGGTGGGGAAGTCCTCGCCTACGTCTGGTAG
- a CDS encoding adenylate kinase → MRIVLVGPPGAGKGTQAAYLAKDLDIPHISTGDLFRANISQGTELGKQAKALMDAGELVPDEVTIGMAQDRMSQPDAEGGFLLDGFPRNVAQAQALDEWLSAEGQKLDAVLDLEVPEDEVVKRIAGRRICRNDSSHVFHVEYSRPKHEGVCDICGGELYQRGDDTEATVRTRLEVYHTQTEPIIDHYKAQGLVSTISALGKVTEVTERAMEALQADKV, encoded by the coding sequence ATGCGTATCGTCCTCGTCGGACCGCCCGGGGCGGGCAAGGGAACGCAGGCCGCGTACCTTGCCAAGGACCTGGACATCCCGCACATCTCCACGGGCGACCTCTTCCGTGCCAATATCAGTCAGGGTACGGAGCTGGGCAAGCAGGCCAAGGCGCTGATGGACGCCGGTGAGCTGGTTCCGGACGAGGTCACCATCGGGATGGCGCAGGACCGGATGTCCCAGCCCGACGCCGAGGGCGGTTTCCTCCTCGACGGTTTCCCGCGCAACGTCGCCCAGGCCCAGGCACTCGACGAGTGGCTGAGCGCCGAGGGACAGAAGCTGGATGCGGTGCTGGACCTTGAGGTCCCCGAGGACGAGGTCGTGAAGCGGATCGCCGGCCGGCGTATCTGCCGCAACGACTCAAGTCATGTGTTCCACGTCGAGTACAGCCGCCCGAAGCACGAGGGCGTCTGCGACATCTGCGGCGGCGAGCTCTACCAGCGCGGTGACGACACCGAGGCGACGGTGCGCACCCGGCTGGAGGTCTACCACACGCAGACCGAGCCGATCATCGACCACTACAAGGCCCAGGGCCTGGTGTCGACGATCTCCGCGCTCGGCAAGGTCACCGAGGTGACCGAGCGGGCGATGGAGGCCCTGCAGGCCGACAAGGTCTGA
- the secY gene encoding preprotein translocase subunit SecY gives MLTAFARAFKTPDLRKKLLFTLAIIVIYRLGTHIPIPGVSYTNVQQCLDQTKTNQGLFGLVNMFSGGALLQITIFALGIMPYITASIILQLLTVVIPRLEALKKEGQSGQAKVTQYTRYLTVALAVLQGTGLVATARTGALFGSCPVANQIVPDQSIFTTVTMVVCMVAGTCMVMWLGELVTDRGIGNGMSILMFVSIAAGFPGALWAVKQQGKLAGGWIEFGAVILVGLAMVGLVVFVEQAQRRIPVQYAKRMIGRKSYGGTSTYIPLKVNQAGVIPVIFASSLLYIPGLIVQFSGSTAGWATWVKDNLVKGDHPAYIITYFLLIVFFAFFYVAISFNPEEVADNMKKYGGFIPGIRAGRPTAEYLSYVLNRITWPGSLYLGVIALVPTMALVGFGANQNFPFGGTSILIIVGVGLETVKQIESQLQQRNYEGFLR, from the coding sequence GTGCTCACCGCGTTCGCCCGAGCGTTCAAGACGCCCGACCTGCGCAAGAAGCTGCTGTTCACACTCGCCATCATCGTGATCTACCGGCTCGGAACGCACATCCCGATCCCCGGGGTCAGCTACACGAACGTCCAGCAGTGTCTTGACCAGACGAAGACCAACCAGGGTCTCTTCGGTCTGGTCAACATGTTCAGTGGTGGCGCACTGTTGCAGATCACCATCTTCGCGCTCGGCATCATGCCGTACATCACGGCGAGCATCATCCTTCAGCTGCTGACCGTGGTGATCCCGCGGCTGGAAGCGCTGAAGAAGGAAGGGCAGTCCGGTCAGGCGAAGGTCACGCAGTACACGCGTTATCTGACCGTGGCGCTCGCGGTCCTCCAGGGCACCGGTCTGGTGGCGACCGCCCGGACCGGCGCGCTCTTCGGCAGCTGCCCCGTGGCCAACCAGATCGTGCCCGACCAGTCGATCTTCACCACCGTCACCATGGTGGTCTGCATGGTCGCCGGCACCTGCATGGTCATGTGGCTCGGCGAGCTCGTCACCGACCGCGGCATCGGCAACGGAATGTCGATCCTGATGTTCGTCTCCATCGCGGCCGGTTTCCCCGGCGCGCTGTGGGCCGTCAAGCAGCAGGGCAAGCTGGCGGGCGGCTGGATCGAGTTCGGTGCGGTGATCCTGGTGGGTCTGGCCATGGTCGGCCTCGTCGTCTTCGTGGAGCAGGCCCAGCGCCGCATCCCCGTCCAGTACGCGAAGCGCATGATCGGCCGGAAGTCCTACGGTGGTACGTCCACCTACATCCCGCTCAAGGTGAACCAGGCCGGTGTGATTCCGGTCATCTTCGCTTCGTCGCTGCTCTACATCCCGGGCCTCATCGTGCAGTTCAGCGGTTCGACCGCCGGCTGGGCGACCTGGGTCAAGGACAACCTGGTCAAGGGCGATCACCCGGCCTACATCATCACGTACTTCCTGTTGATCGTGTTCTTCGCCTTCTTCTATGTGGCGATCTCGTTCAACCCCGAGGAAGTCGCCGACAACATGAAGAAGTATGGTGGCTTCATCCCGGGCATCCGGGCTGGCCGACCGACCGCTGAGTATCTGAGCTACGTACTCAACCGGATCACCTGGCCGGGGTCGCTGTATCTGGGTGTGATCGCTCTTGTCCCAACGATGGCGTTGGTTGGCTTCGGCGCGAACCAGAACTTCCCGTTCGGCGGGACGAGCATCCTGATCATCGTGGGTGTGGGTCTGGAGACCGTGAAGCAGATTGAGAGCCAGCTCCAGCAGCGTAATTACGAAGGGTTCCTCCGCTGA
- the rplX gene encoding 50S ribosomal protein L24, translating to MKIKKGDLVQVITGKDRGKQGKVIVAYPTQNRVLVEGVNRVKKHTKAGQTARGSQTGGIVTTEAPVHVSNVQLVVEKDGKKVVTRVGYRFDDEGNKIRVAKRTGEDI from the coding sequence ATGAAGATCAAGAAGGGCGACCTGGTTCAGGTCATCACCGGTAAGGACCGCGGCAAGCAGGGCAAGGTCATCGTTGCCTACCCCACGCAGAACCGTGTCCTCGTCGAGGGTGTCAACCGGGTCAAGAAGCACACCAAGGCCGGCCAGACCGCTCGTGGTTCGCAGACCGGTGGCATCGTGACGACCGAAGCCCCTGTCCACGTCAGCAACGTTCAGCTGGTGGTGGAGAAGGACGGCAAGAAGGTCGTCACCCGCGTCGGCTACCGCTTTGACGACGAGGGCAACAAGATCCGCGTTGCCAAGCGGACCGGTGAGGACATCTGA
- the rpmJ gene encoding 50S ribosomal protein L36, giving the protein MKVKPSVKKICDKCKVIRRHGRVMVICDNLRHKQRQG; this is encoded by the coding sequence ATGAAGGTCAAGCCGAGCGTCAAGAAGATCTGCGACAAGTGCAAGGTGATCCGCCGTCACGGTCGGGTCATGGTCATCTGCGACAACCTGCGCCACAAGCAGCGCCAGGGCTGA
- the rpsM gene encoding 30S ribosomal protein S13 produces the protein MARVSGVDIPREKRVEVALTYVFGIGRTRSKEALAATGVDPNTRVRDLAEEDLVKIREYVDANLRTEGDLRREIQADIRRKVEIGCYQGLRHRRGLPVHGQRTSTNARTRKGPRRAIAGKKKPGKK, from the coding sequence ATGGCACGCGTTTCAGGTGTTGACATCCCGCGCGAAAAGCGCGTGGAGGTTGCCCTCACCTACGTCTTCGGCATCGGGCGCACCCGGTCCAAGGAGGCCCTGGCCGCCACCGGTGTTGACCCCAACACCCGCGTTCGTGATCTGGCCGAAGAGGACCTGGTCAAGATCCGCGAGTACGTGGACGCCAACCTCCGCACCGAGGGTGACCTCCGCCGCGAGATCCAGGCCGACATCCGCCGCAAGGTCGAGATCGGCTGCTACCAGGGTCTGCGTCACCGTCGTGGGCTTCCGGTCCACGGCCAGCGCACCAGCACGAACGCTCGTACCCGCAAGGGCCCGCGTCGCGCGATCGCCGGTAAGAAGAAGCCGGGCAAGAAGTAG
- the rpmD gene encoding 50S ribosomal protein L30, with amino-acid sequence MARLKITQTKSYIGSKQNHRDTLRSLGLKRLHDVVVKEDRPEFRGMANTVRHLVTVEEVD; translated from the coding sequence ATGGCTCGCCTCAAGATCACGCAGACGAAGTCGTACATCGGCAGCAAGCAGAACCACCGCGACACCCTGCGTTCGCTCGGGCTCAAGCGCCTGCACGACGTGGTTGTCAAGGAGGACCGCCCCGAGTTCCGCGGAATGGCTAACACCGTCCGCCACCTCGTGACGGTTGAGGAGGTCGACTGA
- the rplQ gene encoding 50S ribosomal protein L17 codes for MPKPAKGARLGGGAAHERLLLANLAKSLFEHGRITTTEAKARRLRPVAERFITKAKKGDIHNRRLVLKSITDKGVVHTLFTEIAPRYENRPGGYTRITKIGNRRGDNAPMAVIELVEALTVAQEATGEAEAATKRAAKDAAPKTEAPAEVVEDAKPVEAESKDA; via the coding sequence ATGCCGAAGCCTGCCAAGGGTGCCCGTCTGGGCGGCGGCGCCGCGCACGAGCGTCTGCTTCTCGCGAACCTCGCGAAGTCGCTGTTCGAGCACGGCCGCATCACCACGACCGAGGCCAAGGCTCGCCGCCTGCGTCCGGTCGCGGAGCGTTTCATCACCAAGGCGAAGAAGGGCGACATCCACAACCGTCGCCTCGTGCTGAAGTCGATCACGGACAAGGGCGTCGTCCACACGCTCTTCACCGAGATCGCCCCCCGGTACGAGAACCGCCCCGGTGGCTACACCCGCATCACCAAGATCGGCAACCGTCGTGGCGACAACGCCCCGATGGCGGTCATCGAGCTGGTCGAGGCGCTGACCGTGGCCCAGGAGGCCACCGGTGAGGCCGAGGCCGCGACCAAGCGTGCCGCCAAGGACGCTGCCCCGAAGACCGAGGCCCCGGCCGAGGTCGTCGAGGACGCGAAGCCGGTCGAGGCGGAGTCCAAGGACGCCTGA
- the map gene encoding type I methionyl aminopeptidase — MVEIKTPEQIAKMREAGLVVAAIHAATREAAVPGATTNDLDQVARKVLADHNAKPNFLGYGGFPATICTSVNEVVVHGIPDEKTVLKDGDIISIDCGAIIDGWHGDAAYTAFVGTGHAPELVELSRVTEESMWAGIAAMKKGARLAEVSKAIEGYIRRQPRPSSGKYGIIEDYGGHGIGSEMHMDPHLLNYVDKRRLIGRHNPKLVPGFCLAIEPMVSLGTPRTQVLEDDWTVITTDGTWSSHWEHSIALTDEGLIVLTAPDGGKAKLAELGVTTAPDPLG, encoded by the coding sequence ATGGTGGAGATCAAGACTCCCGAGCAGATCGCGAAGATGCGTGAGGCGGGACTGGTCGTCGCCGCGATCCACGCCGCGACCCGTGAGGCCGCGGTACCCGGGGCCACCACGAACGACCTGGACCAGGTCGCCCGCAAGGTGCTCGCCGACCACAACGCGAAGCCGAACTTCCTCGGCTACGGCGGTTTCCCCGCCACCATCTGTACCTCGGTGAACGAGGTCGTGGTCCACGGCATCCCGGACGAGAAGACCGTCCTCAAGGACGGCGACATCATCTCGATCGACTGCGGCGCGATCATCGACGGCTGGCACGGCGACGCCGCCTACACCGCGTTCGTCGGCACCGGGCACGCCCCGGAGCTGGTCGAGCTCTCCCGGGTGACCGAGGAGTCGATGTGGGCCGGGATCGCCGCGATGAAGAAGGGCGCCAGGCTCGCCGAGGTGTCGAAGGCGATCGAGGGCTACATCCGCCGCCAGCCCCGCCCGTCCTCCGGCAAGTACGGGATCATTGAGGACTACGGCGGCCACGGCATCGGTTCCGAGATGCACATGGACCCGCATCTGCTGAACTACGTCGACAAGCGCCGCCTCATCGGCCGGCACAACCCGAAGCTGGTTCCCGGCTTCTGCCTGGCGATCGAGCCGATGGTCTCGCTCGGCACGCCCCGCACCCAGGTGCTGGAGGACGACTGGACGGTCATCACGACCGACGGGACCTGGTCCTCGCACTGGGAGCACTCGATCGCGCTGACCGACGAGGGGCTGATCGTGCTGACGGCGCCGGACGGCGGCAAGGCGAAACTGGCGGAGCTCGGCGTGACGACGGCCCCCGACCCGCTCGGCTGA
- the rpsE gene encoding 30S ribosomal protein S5 yields the protein MAGPQRRGSGAGGGERRDRKGRDGGAAAEKTAYVERVVAINRVAKVVKGGRRFSFTALVVVGDGDGTVGVGYGKAKEVPAAIAKGVEEAKKSFFKVPRIQGTIPHPITGEKAAGVVLLKPASPGTGVIAGGPVRAVLECAGVHDILSKSLGSDNAINIVHATVAALQGLQRPEEIAARRGLPLEDVAPAALLRARAGAGA from the coding sequence ATGGCTGGACCCCAGCGCCGCGGAAGCGGTGCCGGTGGCGGCGAGCGGCGGGACCGGAAGGGTCGCGACGGTGGCGCTGCCGCCGAGAAGACCGCTTACGTTGAGCGCGTAGTCGCGATCAACCGCGTTGCCAAGGTTGTCAAGGGTGGTCGTCGCTTCAGCTTCACCGCGCTCGTCGTGGTCGGAGACGGTGACGGCACCGTAGGTGTCGGATACGGCAAGGCCAAGGAAGTTCCCGCGGCCATCGCCAAGGGCGTCGAAGAGGCGAAGAAGAGCTTCTTCAAGGTCCCGCGTATCCAGGGCACCATCCCTCACCCGATCACGGGCGAGAAGGCTGCGGGCGTCGTTCTGCTCAAGCCTGCTTCCCCCGGTACCGGTGTTATCGCCGGTGGCCCGGTGCGCGCCGTTCTGGAGTGCGCCGGCGTCCACGACATCCTGTCGAAGTCGCTCGGCTCCGACAACGCGATCAACATCGTGCACGCGACCGTGGCGGCCCTCCAGGGCCTGCAGCGTCCCGAGGAGATCGCGGCTCGCCGTGGTCTGCCCCTTGAGGACGTCGCCCCCGCGGCTCTGCTCCGTGCGCGTGCGGGAGCGGGTGCGTAA
- the rpsK gene encoding 30S ribosomal protein S11, whose product MPPKGRQGATKKVRRKEKKNVAHGHAHIKSTFNNTIVSITDPSGNVISWASAGHVGFKGSRKSTPFAAQMAAESAARRAQEHGMRKVDVFVKGPGSGRETAIRSLQATGLEVGSIQDVTPTPHNGCRPPKRRRV is encoded by the coding sequence ATGCCTCCTAAGGGCCGTCAGGGTGCTACCAAGAAGGTGCGCCGCAAGGAAAAGAAGAACGTCGCTCACGGGCATGCCCACATCAAGAGCACGTTCAACAACACGATCGTCTCGATCACGGACCCCTCGGGCAACGTGATCTCCTGGGCCTCCGCCGGCCACGTCGGCTTCAAGGGCTCGCGCAAGTCCACCCCCTTCGCCGCGCAGATGGCCGCCGAGTCGGCCGCCCGTCGCGCGCAGGAGCACGGCATGCGCAAGGTCGACGTCTTCGTCAAGGGTCCCGGCTCCGGCCGTGAGACCGCGATCCGCTCCCTCCAGGCCACCGGCCTTGAGGTCGGCTCGATCCAGGACGTCACCCCCACCCCGCACAACGGCTGCCGCCCCCCGAAGCGGCGTCGCGTCTGA
- the truA gene encoding tRNA pseudouridine(38-40) synthase TruA codes for MSDEVEPGSVRVRLDLAYDGRDFSGWAKQNERRTVQGELESAIRTVTRSATTYDLTVAGRTDAGVHARGQVAQVDLPREVWEEHREMLLRRLSGRLPQDVRVWRVAEAPPGFNARFSAIWRRYAYRVSDRPGGVDPLLRGHVLWHDRELDLPAMNAASQALIGEHDFAAYCKKREGATTIRTLQQLIWERGTDGIVTGTVRADAFCHNMVRSLVGALLSVGDGHRPVEWPGKVLAVAVRDSSVRVVRPHGLTLEEVGYPADELLAARSREARNMRTLPGAAGCC; via the coding sequence GTGAGTGATGAGGTGGAGCCCGGTTCGGTACGGGTGCGGCTGGACCTTGCGTACGACGGCAGGGACTTCTCCGGCTGGGCGAAGCAGAACGAACGGCGCACGGTGCAGGGCGAGTTGGAGTCGGCCATCCGTACCGTGACCCGCTCGGCCACGACGTACGACCTGACGGTCGCCGGACGCACCGACGCCGGGGTGCACGCCCGTGGCCAGGTCGCGCAGGTCGACCTCCCCCGTGAGGTGTGGGAGGAGCACCGGGAGATGCTGCTGCGGCGGCTGTCCGGGCGGCTTCCCCAGGACGTACGGGTGTGGCGGGTGGCCGAGGCACCGCCGGGCTTCAACGCCCGGTTCTCGGCGATCTGGCGCCGGTACGCCTACCGCGTGAGCGACCGGCCCGGCGGGGTCGATCCGCTGCTGCGCGGGCACGTCCTCTGGCACGACCGGGAGCTGGACCTCCCGGCGATGAACGCCGCTTCGCAGGCCCTCATCGGGGAGCACGACTTCGCCGCGTACTGCAAGAAGCGCGAGGGCGCGACCACGATCCGCACCCTCCAGCAGCTGATCTGGGAGCGCGGCACCGACGGGATCGTCACCGGAACCGTGCGGGCCGACGCCTTCTGCCACAACATGGTCCGCTCGCTGGTGGGTGCGCTGCTCTCCGTCGGCGACGGGCACCGGCCGGTGGAGTGGCCGGGGAAGGTGCTCGCCGTCGCGGTGCGCGATTCCTCGGTGCGCGTGGTGCGCCCACATGGGCTGACGCTGGAGGAAGTGGGCTACCCCGCCGACGAGTTGCTCGCGGCCAGGAGCCGCGAGGCACGTAATATGCGGACCCTGCCGGGGGCCGCCGGCTGCTGCTGA
- the rplR gene encoding 50S ribosomal protein L18 produces the protein MAYGVKIAKGDAYKRAAIKRRHVRVRKHVSGTPERPRLVVTRSNRNIVAQVIDDIAGHTLASASTLDTSIRGGEGDKSAQAQQVGALVAERAKAAGVEAVVFDRGGNRYAGRIAALADAAREAGLKF, from the coding sequence ATGGCATACGGTGTAAAGATCGCCAAGGGTGACGCGTACAAGCGCGCTGCCATCAAGCGCCGCCACGTCCGTGTCCGCAAGCACGTCTCCGGCACGCCGGAGCGTCCGCGCCTGGTCGTGACGCGCTCCAACCGCAACATCGTTGCGCAGGTCATCGACGACATCGCGGGCCACACGCTCGCTTCGGCGTCGACCCTGGACACCTCGATCCGCGGTGGCGAGGGCGACAAGAGCGCCCAGGCACAGCAGGTCGGTGCGCTCGTCGCCGAGCGCGCGAAGGCCGCGGGTGTCGAGGCTGTCGTGTTCGACCGTGGTGGCAACAGGTACGCCGGGCGCATTGCCGCTCTGGCTGACGCCGCCCGCGAAGCCGGGCTGAAGTTCTAA
- a CDS encoding type Z 30S ribosomal protein S14 — MAKKSLIAKAARKPKFGVRGYTRCQRCGRPHSVYRKFGLCRVCLREMAHRGELPGVTKSSW, encoded by the coding sequence GTGGCGAAGAAGTCCCTGATCGCTAAGGCCGCCCGCAAGCCGAAGTTCGGCGTCCGCGGGTACACCCGCTGCCAGCGCTGCGGCCGGCCCCACTCCGTCTACCGCAAGTTCGGCCTGTGCCGTGTGTGCCTTCGTGAGATGGCCCACCGCGGCGAGCTGCCGGGCGTGACCAAGAGCTCCTGGTAA
- the rplO gene encoding 50S ribosomal protein L15, which produces MAENNPLKVHNLRPAPGAKTAKTRVGRGEASKGKTAGRGTKGTKARYQVPERFEGGQMPLHMRLPKLKGFKNPFRTEFQVVNLDKLGELYPEGGEVTVAGLVAKGAVRKNSLVKVLGQGEISVALTVSVDAVSGSAKEKIAAAGGTVTELV; this is translated from the coding sequence ATGGCGGAGAACAACCCGCTGAAGGTCCACAACCTCCGGCCCGCCCCGGGCGCCAAGACCGCCAAGACCCGTGTGGGTCGTGGTGAGGCGTCCAAGGGTAAGACCGCAGGTCGTGGTACCAAGGGCACGAAGGCCCGTTACCAGGTTCCGGAGCGCTTCGAGGGCGGGCAGATGCCCCTCCACATGCGCCTCCCGAAGCTGAAGGGCTTCAAGAACCCGTTCCGCACCGAGTTCCAGGTTGTCAACCTGGACAAGCTCGGCGAGCTCTACCCCGAGGGTGGAGAGGTCACGGTGGCCGGACTGGTCGCCAAGGGCGCGGTACGTAAGAACAGCCTCGTCAAGGTCCTGGGCCAGGGCGAGATCTCGGTGGCGCTGACGGTTTCGGTTGACGCCGTCTCCGGCTCCGCCAAGGAGAAGATTGCCGCCGCGGGCGGCACCGTCACCGAGCTCGTCTGA
- the rplE gene encoding 50S ribosomal protein L5, with amino-acid sequence MTATTAPRLKTRYREEIAGKLREEFSYENVMQIPGLVKIVVNMGVGDAARDSKLIDGAIKDLTTITGQKPAVTKARKSIAQFKLREGQPIGCHVTLRGDRMWEFLDRTLSLALPRIRDFRGLSPKQFDGRGNYTFGLTEQVMFHEIDQDKIDRVRGMDITVVTTATNDDEGRALLRHLGFPFKEN; translated from the coding sequence ATGACTGCCACCACTGCGCCGCGTCTGAAGACGCGCTACCGCGAGGAAATCGCCGGCAAGCTGCGTGAGGAGTTCTCGTACGAGAACGTCATGCAGATCCCCGGTCTCGTCAAGATCGTGGTCAACATGGGTGTGGGCGACGCCGCCCGCGACTCCAAGCTGATCGACGGTGCCATCAAGGACCTCACCACGATCACCGGTCAGAAGCCGGCCGTCACCAAGGCCCGCAAGTCGATCGCGCAGTTCAAGCTGCGCGAGGGGCAGCCGATCGGCTGCCACGTCACCCTCCGCGGTGACCGGATGTGGGAGTTCCTGGACCGTACGCTGTCGCTCGCGCTTCCGCGTATCCGTGACTTCCGTGGCCTGTCGCCGAAGCAGTTCGACGGCCGTGGCAACTACACCTTCGGTCTCACGGAGCAGGTCATGTTCCACGAGATCGACCAGGACAAGATCGACCGGGTCCGGGGCATGGACATCACCGTGGTCACCACGGCGACCAATGACGACGAGGGTCGTGCCCTCCTTCGTCACCTCGGCTTCCCGTTCAAGGAGAACTGA
- the infA gene encoding translation initiation factor IF-1, protein MAKKQGAIEIEGTVIESLPNAMFKVELQNGHKVLAHISGKMRMHYIRILPDDRVVVELSPYDLTRGRIVYRYK, encoded by the coding sequence GTGGCCAAGAAGCAAGGTGCCATCGAAATCGAGGGCACCGTGATCGAGTCCCTCCCGAACGCAATGTTCAAGGTGGAACTTCAGAACGGTCACAAGGTCCTAGCGCACATCAGCGGCAAGATGCGGATGCACTACATCCGTATCCTCCCGGATGACCGGGTCGTCGTGGAGCTGTCTCCGTACGACCTGACGCGTGGTCGGATCGTCTACCGCTACAAGTAG
- a CDS encoding DNA-directed RNA polymerase subunit alpha, with translation MLIAQRPSLTEEVVDEYRSRFVIEPLEPGFGYTLGNSLRRTLLSSIPGAAVTSIRVDGVLHEFTTVPGVKEDVTDLILNIKQLVVSSEHDEPVVMYLRKQGPGLVTAADIAPPAGVEVHNPDLVLATLNGKGKLEMELTVERGRGYVSAVQNKQLGQEIGRIPVDSIYSPVLKVTYKVEATRVEQRTDFDKLIVDVETKQAMRPRDAMASAGKTLVELFGLARELNIDAEGIDMGPSPTDAALAADLALPIEELELTVRSYNCLKREGIHSVGELVARSEADLLDIRNFGAKSIDEVKAKLAGMGLALKDSPPGFDPTAAADAFGADDDADAGFVETEQY, from the coding sequence ATGCTTATCGCTCAGCGTCCGTCGCTGACCGAAGAGGTCGTCGACGAGTACCGCTCGCGGTTCGTGATCGAGCCGCTGGAGCCGGGCTTCGGCTACACCCTCGGCAACTCGCTCCGCCGCACGCTCCTCTCCTCGATCCCCGGCGCCGCTGTCACCAGCATCCGCGTCGACGGTGTCCTGCACGAGTTCACCACCGTGCCGGGCGTCAAGGAGGACGTGACCGACCTCATCCTCAACATCAAGCAGCTGGTCGTCTCCTCGGAGCACGACGAGCCGGTCGTGATGTACCTGCGTAAGCAGGGCCCCGGCCTGGTCACCGCTGCTGACATCGCCCCGCCGGCCGGTGTCGAGGTGCACAACCCCGACCTGGTCCTCGCCACGCTGAACGGCAAGGGCAAGCTGGAGATGGAGCTGACCGTCGAGCGCGGCCGCGGCTACGTCTCCGCCGTGCAGAACAAGCAGCTGGGCCAGGAGATCGGCCGCATCCCGGTCGACTCCATCTACTCCCCGGTGCTGAAGGTCACGTACAAGGTCGAGGCGACCCGTGTCGAGCAGCGCACCGACTTCGACAAGCTGATCGTCGACGTCGAGACCAAGCAGGCCATGCGTCCCCGTGACGCCATGGCGTCGGCCGGTAAGACCCTGGTCGAGCTGTTCGGTCTGGCCCGCGAGCTCAACATCGACGCCGAGGGCATCGACATGGGCCCGTCGCCGACGGACGCCGCGCTCGCCGCCGATCTGGCGCTGCCGATCGAGGAGCTTGAGCTCACCGTCCGTTCGTACAACTGCCTCAAGCGCGAGGGCATCCACTCCGTGGGTGAGCTCGTGGCGCGGTCCGAGGCCGACCTGCTCGACATCCGCAACTTCGGTGCGAAGTCGATCGACGAGGTCAAGGCGAAGCTGGCCGGCATGGGCCTCGCGCTCAAGGACAGCCCGCCCGGATTCGACCCGACCGCCGCCGCCGACGCCTTCGGTGCGGACGACGACGCGGACGCCGGTTTCGTGGAGACCGAGCAGTACTGA